The nucleotide window CGAGCGTGGCGGCCAGGTGCATGATGCGGTTCCAGGCGTCCTCGTCCTCGACGGCGTCGTAGCCACCTTCGCCCGGCATCTTCTGCAACATGAGCCCCACGGCGTGTTCGCCGTCGGCCGCCAGCATGATGCGCGCGGGCAGCTGTTCGGACTGGCTGAAGTAGTTCTCCAGCGCACCGATCAGATCCGGATGCTGCAGGTCAACCAGGCCCTGGTAGCGCTGACCACGCTCGGCCGAGCCAATGGTGATCGCCATGATGGCGTCGGGCAGACTGGCCAGTTCGAGCGTCTCCGGCAGCGGATCGCTCCAGCGGGCCAGGCCACGCAGGTGACCCTGGTCGGTGCATTCGGTGAACAGCAGGCGCATGGCACCGCTGCTCTTGAGCTCGATCGAAAGCGAACCGTCGAGCTTGATATTGCCCGTGAGCATGGCGCTGGCCGTCAGTGCTTCGCCCAGCAGGTTGCGCAATGCCGGCGGGTAATCGGCGCGACCGGCGACTTCGCGCCAGGCGGCGCCCAGGCGCACCAACACCCCGCGAACGCCAGCGCGCTCGAGCAGGAAGCGATGCAGCACGTCTTCAACAAGCACAGTTTCCACGGAATAGAACCTCTGTCGGCAAGGCGCGAAAGATGGGGACGCCAAGCGGCCGACGCAAGCGGCGGCCCTTCAGGCGCGCCCATGCGCCGGGTCCGGGCTGAATGGTGACCCGACCAGTGTAAGGCCTGATCGTCGCCGACGGGCCGGCGACCCGGGGCCGAGCCCCTATACTGCCGCCCAATCTGACCACCGCGCCGCCATGACCACACGACGCCCGCTGTTCGCCACCCTGTTGCGCTCGATCGTGATCCTGGCCGCGGGCTGGTTGCTCCTGAGCTGGCTGGTGGTGCTGGTGCTGCGCTTCGTCCCGCCCTGGACCTCGGCCGTGATGATGGAGCGCCAGGTGGGCGCCTGGGTGCGCAGCGAACAGGATTTCCAGCTGCGCCACCGCTGGGTGCCGTGGAGCCAGGTGTCGCCTTACGTGCCGCTCGCCATGGTGGCCGGAGAGGACCAGAAATTCCCCTTTCATCACGGCTTCGACTTCGATTCGATCCAGAACGCCATGGATGCCGCGGACGAAGGCCGGCGCCTGCGCGGCGCCAGCACCATCAGCCAGCAGACCGCAAAAAACCTGTTCCTTTGGAACGGCCGCAGCTTCGTCCGCAAAGGGCTGGAGGCGTATTTCACGGTGCTGATCGAGCTGACCTGGCCCAAGCAGCGCATTCTCGAGGTCTATATGAACATCGCTGAGCTGGGCAACGGCGTTTACGGCGTCGGCGCCGCCAGCGACGTGTACTTCCATACCCCGCCGGCACGCCTGGGCCCGGCCCAGGCAGCGCGACTGGCAGCCGTGCTGCCCAATCCGCGCCGCTTCCGCGTCGACCAGCCCAGCGCTTACGTGATGGGACGCGCCAACTGGATCCAGGGACAGATGGCGCAGCTCGGCGGCCCCGGCTACCTGCGCGCCGAACAGGCACCGGCAAACACCCGCCGCCGACGCTGAACCTCGCCGGGGCCCGCCCGATTCGTTAGCATGCCGCCGTCTTCATGGATGGCACCTTCATGTCCAAGCTCACCGTCGTTGTCCCCGCCTTCAACGAGGCGGCCGTGCTCGAAGCCTTCCACGAGCGCCTGGCCCGCGTATTCGATGACATGCCGCTGGATTGCCGCGTGCTCTATGTGGATGACGGCAGCAGCGACCGCACCTGGGACATCATGGCCTCGCTGACGACGCGCGATCCGCGCGCCGAAGCCATCAAGCTGTCGCGCAATTTCGGCAAGGAGGCGGCCATGACAGCCGGACTCGATGCTGTCGACGCGGATGCGGTAGTCGTCATCGATGCCGACCTGCAGGATCCGCCGGAACTGATTCCCTCGCTCGTCGAACAGTGGCACGCCGGGTTCGACGTCGTTTACGCCACGCGCAGCGCCCGCGAAGGTGAGACCGGCCTCAAGAAGTTCACTTCCGCGGCCTTCTACCGCAGCATGGAAAAGATTTCCCAGACCCCGGTACCGCGCGATACCGGCGACTTCCGGCTCTTGTCGCGACGCGCGGTCGACGCGCTGCGCCAGCTGCGCGAGCGCCAGCGCTTCATGAAGGGCCTGTTCGCCTGGATCGGCTATCGCCAGACGGCCGTCTATTACCTGCGGGAACCGCGCGCTGCCGGCACCACGAAATGGAACTACTGGCGCCTGACCCAGTTGGCCATCGAGGGCATCACGTCGTTCTCCACCGCGCCGCTTCGCCTGGCTACCTGGACTGGCGTGGGCGCCTCGGTACTGGCCTTT belongs to Dyella terrae and includes:
- a CDS encoding Hsp33 family molecular chaperone HslO, yielding METVLVEDVLHRFLLERAGVRGVLVRLGAAWREVAGRADYPPALRNLLGEALTASAMLTGNIKLDGSLSIELKSSGAMRLLFTECTDQGHLRGLARWSDPLPETLELASLPDAIMAITIGSAERGQRYQGLVDLQHPDLIGALENYFSQSEQLPARIMLAADGEHAVGLMLQKMPGEGGYDAVEDEDAWNRIMHLAATLGREEMLTTAPEQLLYRLFHEESVRLFEPRPLAFGCSCTRERVEAVLRMLGREEAEAALEAHNDEIEVTCEFCAQRYTFDRIDVEHLLSDSAAAATPPTAQ
- the mtgA gene encoding monofunctional biosynthetic peptidoglycan transglycosylase yields the protein MTTRRPLFATLLRSIVILAAGWLLLSWLVVLVLRFVPPWTSAVMMERQVGAWVRSEQDFQLRHRWVPWSQVSPYVPLAMVAGEDQKFPFHHGFDFDSIQNAMDAADEGRRLRGASTISQQTAKNLFLWNGRSFVRKGLEAYFTVLIELTWPKQRILEVYMNIAELGNGVYGVGAASDVYFHTPPARLGPAQAARLAAVLPNPRRFRVDQPSAYVMGRANWIQGQMAQLGGPGYLRAEQAPANTRRRR
- a CDS encoding glycosyltransferase family 2 protein → MSKLTVVVPAFNEAAVLEAFHERLARVFDDMPLDCRVLYVDDGSSDRTWDIMASLTTRDPRAEAIKLSRNFGKEAAMTAGLDAVDADAVVVIDADLQDPPELIPSLVEQWHAGFDVVYATRSAREGETGLKKFTSAAFYRSMEKISQTPVPRDTGDFRLLSRRAVDALRQLRERQRFMKGLFAWIGYRQTAVYYLREPRAAGTTKWNYWRLTQLAIEGITSFSTAPLRLATWTGVGASVLAFLYGIWVLVKAMIYGDPVRGYPTLMTVILFLGGVQLLALGVIGEYLGRNYAESKQRPLYFIDEHRRSRG